From the genome of Sulfurihydrogenibium subterraneum DSM 15120, one region includes:
- a CDS encoding sigma-70 family RNA polymerase sigma factor: protein MNLDKEKKKLVEENLNLVKKVASKIYYRLPDCSIDFDDLFQVGVIGLIKASENYNEDKGKFSTYAYIRIRGEILDFLRSLEIFPHTERDYITVEKAEPDEDLPYSNTAVILSLDRIISTEDESISLIDSIVSNSKTPEEEYEIKEQIEKISQIIDNHLDENEKKVINYLFFEEKDPKEIQEIMGISLGRISQIKAKALEKIREIMYHNKEKVGGKYESHKRK from the coding sequence ATGAATCTGGATAAAGAAAAGAAAAAATTAGTAGAAGAGAATTTAAATCTCGTTAAAAAAGTTGCTTCAAAAATATACTATAGATTACCAGATTGTAGTATTGATTTTGATGATTTATTTCAAGTTGGAGTGATAGGTCTAATTAAAGCTTCAGAAAACTATAACGAAGATAAAGGGAAATTTTCAACCTATGCCTATATAAGAATTAGAGGAGAGATTTTAGATTTTTTAAGAAGCTTAGAAATTTTTCCCCATACGGAAAGAGATTATATAACAGTAGAAAAAGCAGAACCAGACGAGGATCTACCTTACTCTAATACTGCTGTTATCCTTAGTCTTGATAGGATAATATCTACAGAGGATGAAAGTATATCTTTAATAGACTCTATTGTATCAAACTCCAAAACACCTGAAGAGGAGTATGAAATAAAAGAACAGATTGAAAAAATATCCCAAATAATAGACAACCACTTAGATGAGAATGAAAAAAAAGTTATAAATTACTTATTTTTTGAAGAAAAAGATCCGAAAGAGATACAGGAGATTATGGGAATAAGCTTAGGTAGAATATCTCAAATAAAAGCAAAAGCACTGGAAAAAATCAGAGAAATTATGTATCATAATAAGGAGAAAGTTGGAGGGAAATATGAATCCCATAAAAGAAAGTAG
- the flgB gene encoding flagellar basal body rod protein FlgB, translating into MFDETDKINKMSSFYFERFKVIQGNIANVNTPFYKPKDLKFEEVFRNHVPMKLTNPKHINPEGSEDIKITSFENGYITGYDQNKVNLEEEMAKLAESSIMYKTLVEVMKKEMAKMKYAISGK; encoded by the coding sequence ATGTTCGATGAAACAGATAAGATAAATAAAATGTCTTCTTTTTACTTTGAAAGATTTAAGGTTATTCAGGGAAATATTGCAAATGTCAATACACCTTTTTACAAACCTAAAGACCTAAAGTTTGAAGAAGTTTTTAGAAACCATGTTCCTATGAAGCTCACTAATCCAAAGCATATCAATCCAGAAGGTAGTGAAGATATAAAAATAACAAGTTTTGAGAACGGATACATCACAGGATATGATCAAAACAAAGTAAACCTTGAAGAAGAGATGGCTAAGCTTGCGGAAAGCTCAATAATGTATAAAACTCTTGTTGAGGTTATGAAAAAAGAAATGGCAAAGATGAAGTATGCGATATCAGGTAAATAA
- a CDS encoding rod-binding protein — translation MEINHINSYFDLKSIQEAKTPEEVAKNFQTIFLSMVVKEMRKTVPQFSSNDFGSRMYLDMFDMQLAQVMADSDQLGLKDYILNAIKSYAQNQDKKG, via the coding sequence ATGGAGATAAATCACATAAACTCTTACTTTGATTTAAAAAGTATCCAAGAAGCAAAAACACCGGAAGAAGTAGCAAAAAACTTTCAAACTATTTTCTTATCGATGGTAGTTAAAGAGATGAGAAAAACAGTTCCTCAGTTTTCCTCAAACGATTTTGGAAGTAGGATGTACCTTGATATGTTTGATATGCAACTTGCACAGGTAATGGCAGACTCAGACCAGTTAGGTTTAAAAGACTACATATTAAACGCTATAAAATCCTATGCTCAAAACCAAGATAAAAAGGGATAA
- a CDS encoding tetratricopeptide repeat protein: MKKLFFVILVFSFVSLNSYGKTESEDYPIYQKALSYYNYGSYYSALEELDKLIYKKNLKFYPDVLLLTAKTYLGIGIKSGIKKYLWNAVYYLNYYIGYGGKKTEDYYYTKGLAYERLGFYERALTNYKIALLSKSENSNITNKIILGIMRTSILMEKVDNITKYIVYLAPLETSEGQELSVVLGMKYFYEGNYDLAFNYFSQVYQDFEEYLLYNPDFYYYIGETAYRLKKYEFAKRIFRKIVNNVKNDDVIRKAYLRLGDIAVIQNDKYEAFNNYYIVINRFPETNENTVARLKMLALGLKYSDLESKIKKVKQLEDPIKFVVQTLVSNRTNYIGKYAIGNFGVLVLQNPIDFLIDKLSYELSLLYPANFTYEQAEYIRSLWTPYLEKLDNKALIKLYKANPKFFKDIFDEKILKRILENLKDNYYKKDLLKHLIKIYDKDEYKIQLTKIYYEEKNYSKALDTLSTVKDKNCNFYIISALVKKAMNMSYKEDLDNIEKSCKDQKLPFEIALDYHLIKNDLSKAVSTILENKNNLKDGEDTKNKISDLILKLYNAKMYKEISELLDNIPENLLPKEKLCDIASYYLIAKVKLNSVNARELYYNTVKKCDTQIAKVSFELYETVKVIQEVKGNVR; this comes from the coding sequence ATGAAAAAACTTTTTTTTGTTATACTTGTTTTTTCTTTCGTCTCTTTAAACTCTTACGGAAAAACTGAAAGTGAAGATTATCCAATCTATCAAAAAGCATTATCTTACTATAATTACGGTTCTTATTACTCTGCTTTAGAAGAGTTAGATAAATTAATTTACAAAAAAAATCTAAAGTTTTATCCAGACGTTCTACTTTTAACTGCGAAAACGTATTTAGGTATAGGAATAAAATCTGGAATAAAAAAGTATCTTTGGAATGCTGTATACTATCTAAATTACTACATAGGATATGGCGGTAAAAAGACAGAAGATTATTATTATACAAAGGGGTTGGCATACGAAAGACTTGGATTTTACGAAAGGGCTTTAACAAACTATAAAATAGCTTTACTATCAAAATCAGAAAACAGCAATATTACAAACAAGATAATTCTTGGAATTATGAGAACTTCTATTTTAATGGAAAAGGTTGACAACATAACTAAGTACATAGTATACCTTGCACCTTTAGAGACAAGCGAAGGACAAGAGTTATCTGTCGTTTTAGGTATGAAGTATTTTTATGAAGGAAATTATGATTTAGCATTTAACTACTTCTCACAAGTTTATCAAGATTTTGAAGAATATTTACTTTACAATCCGGATTTTTACTACTACATTGGAGAGACTGCCTATAGATTAAAAAAGTACGAGTTTGCTAAAAGAATATTTAGAAAAATTGTAAATAATGTAAAAAATGACGATGTTATAAGGAAAGCTTACTTAAGACTTGGTGATATAGCAGTAATACAGAATGATAAGTATGAAGCGTTTAACAATTACTACATAGTTATAAACAGATTTCCAGAAACAAATGAAAACACTGTAGCAAGGCTTAAAATGTTAGCGCTTGGATTAAAGTATTCAGATTTAGAAAGTAAAATAAAAAAAGTAAAACAGCTCGAAGACCCTATTAAATTTGTAGTTCAAACTCTTGTATCAAATAGGACAAACTACATAGGAAAATACGCTATAGGAAACTTTGGAGTTTTAGTTTTACAAAACCCTATAGATTTTTTGATTGATAAACTATCTTACGAGCTTTCCCTTTTATACCCTGCCAACTTTACTTATGAACAAGCAGAGTATATAAGAAGTCTGTGGACTCCTTACTTGGAAAAATTAGATAATAAAGCACTTATAAAACTTTACAAAGCAAATCCTAAGTTTTTTAAAGATATATTTGATGAAAAAATTCTAAAAAGAATATTAGAAAATCTTAAAGACAACTACTACAAAAAAGACTTACTAAAACATTTAATTAAGATTTACGACAAAGATGAGTATAAAATCCAGCTTACAAAAATATACTATGAAGAAAAAAATTACTCTAAAGCTTTAGATACCCTATCTACTGTAAAAGATAAAAATTGTAACTTTTATATAATTTCTGCTCTTGTTAAAAAAGCTATGAATATGAGCTACAAAGAAGATTTGGATAACATAGAAAAAAGCTGTAAAGACCAAAAACTACCATTTGAAATTGCTCTTGATTATCACTTAATAAAGAATGACTTATCAAAAGCAGTATCTACTATTTTAGAAAACAAAAACAATCTAAAAGACGGTGAAGATACTAAAAATAAAATCTCAGACTTAATCCTAAAACTGTATAACGCTAAAATGTATAAAGAAATCTCTGAACTTTTAGATAACATTCCAGAAAATCTATTACCAAAAGAAAAACTTTGTGATATAGCATCTTACTATTTAATTGCAAAAGTTAAACTAAATTCAGTTAATGCTAGAGAGTTGTATTATAATACTGTAAAAAAATGTGATACACAAATCGCTAAAGTATCTTTTGAACTTTACGAAACAGTAAAAGTAATACAGGAGGTTAAAGGAAATGTTCGATGA
- a CDS encoding MinD/ParA family protein, with protein MEQQLEHLKTLVKQKLENNNNVIKNSKFICVASGKGGVGKTNFSINFAYILANKFNKKVLLIDADIGLGNIHVILNIPLIRSLKEFFEGKKDIEENILNVKNFDLIPGFSGIDNISVLEEEKIIMLVDKLDKISKLYDYVIIDTGAGIGKDVINFVLPSDKTYLITTPEPTALTDAYSFIKSLYKIYNYKDFKVVINMVKSDEEGYEVFERLKESCKKFLELDLELSGLLPTSENLKKSVLERKLICEEYPKDKFSEKLIQIAVKETGEEIKNKEEKSFFKKFLSLIKGE; from the coding sequence ATGGAACAGCAACTTGAGCATTTAAAAACTTTAGTAAAACAAAAGTTAGAAAATAACAATAATGTTATAAAAAACTCGAAATTTATATGCGTTGCTTCTGGAAAAGGAGGAGTAGGAAAAACAAACTTCTCTATAAACTTTGCCTATATCTTAGCTAATAAATTTAACAAAAAAGTTTTACTTATTGATGCAGATATAGGACTTGGAAACATTCACGTCATCTTAAACATACCACTAATAAGGTCTTTAAAAGAGTTTTTTGAAGGTAAAAAAGACATAGAAGAAAACATACTAAATGTAAAGAATTTCGATTTAATTCCTGGCTTTTCTGGAATAGACAACATATCGGTTTTAGAAGAAGAGAAAATAATTATGTTAGTTGATAAACTTGACAAAATTTCAAAACTATACGATTACGTAATTATAGATACTGGAGCTGGAATAGGAAAAGATGTTATAAACTTTGTACTTCCATCTGACAAAACTTACCTTATCACAACTCCAGAACCTACCGCACTTACAGATGCTTACAGTTTTATAAAATCCTTATATAAGATTTATAACTATAAAGACTTTAAAGTAGTTATTAATATGGTAAAAAGCGATGAAGAAGGATATGAAGTATTTGAAAGATTGAAAGAATCTTGTAAAAAATTTTTAGAATTAGATTTAGAGTTATCAGGATTATTGCCTACATCTGAGAACCTAAAAAAATCAGTTTTAGAAAGAAAGTTAATATGCGAAGAATATCCAAAAGATAAATTTTCAGAAAAACTAATCCAAATAGCAGTAAAAGAAACAGGAGAAGAAATTAAAAATAAAGAAGAGAAAAGCTTTTTTAAAAAATTTTTATCACTGATAAAAGGTGAATGA
- the flhF gene encoding flagellar biosynthesis protein FlhF, with amino-acid sequence MKIKIYEGFNLEELLNKVNQELGDKYKILYKDKVKVKTKIPFIKKTKHILIVEPEEEEKVQFEELLEKELEVEEEENYQPPSNPLRSYHLVEESPVKEPEVKKEITIHDNKLEEITKEFSGKAIDLINILTQKEVNLEVAKEIVRGGCGLELSSNKLDLKHFTFRESLIEGLTNSVKFKGDVFENLTRPKVLVFLGPTGVGKTTNLFKIASDLVLNKNKKVAVLSIDTFKAGAADQARSYSNILGIPFYLLSDPKKIRETVDDLNFVDVILIDTIGRSHYDHWKLGEMKETLRFLDEAQYMMVLSANMNTKEGFNIIEKYQRFFKIDYLFFTKIDETAYLGIILNLTVKTGIPLTYISTGQNVPEDIKVLTPERLVSLLLKETE; translated from the coding sequence ATGAAAATTAAAATATACGAAGGTTTTAACTTAGAAGAGCTTTTGAATAAAGTAAACCAAGAGCTGGGAGATAAATATAAAATCCTTTATAAAGATAAAGTTAAAGTAAAAACAAAGATACCTTTTATAAAAAAAACAAAACACATACTAATAGTTGAACCTGAAGAGGAAGAAAAAGTCCAGTTTGAAGAATTGTTAGAAAAAGAGTTAGAGGTTGAAGAAGAGGAAAATTATCAGCCTCCTTCCAATCCACTTCGGTCTTACCATCTGGTAGAAGAAAGTCCTGTAAAAGAACCAGAAGTTAAAAAAGAAATAACAATACACGATAATAAATTAGAGGAGATTACAAAAGAATTCTCAGGCAAAGCTATAGATTTGATTAACATCTTAACACAAAAAGAGGTAAACTTAGAGGTTGCTAAAGAGATTGTAAGAGGAGGATGTGGTTTAGAGCTGTCTTCTAATAAACTTGATTTAAAACACTTTACTTTTAGAGAATCATTGATAGAAGGTCTAACTAACAGCGTTAAGTTTAAAGGTGATGTATTTGAAAACTTAACAAGACCAAAAGTTTTGGTTTTCTTAGGTCCAACAGGTGTAGGAAAAACAACAAATCTTTTTAAAATAGCTTCAGATTTAGTTTTAAATAAAAACAAAAAAGTAGCAGTACTCTCTATTGATACTTTTAAAGCAGGAGCTGCAGATCAGGCAAGAAGTTATTCTAACATCTTAGGAATACCTTTTTACCTACTATCAGACCCTAAAAAAATAAGAGAGACCGTTGATGACTTAAACTTTGTAGATGTTATACTTATAGACACGATAGGAAGAAGCCACTATGACCACTGGAAGTTAGGCGAGATGAAAGAAACTTTAAGATTTTTGGATGAAGCTCAGTATATGATGGTTTTAAGTGCTAATATGAATACAAAGGAAGGTTTTAATATAATAGAAAAATACCAAAGATTTTTCAAAATAGACTACTTATTCTTTACAAAGATAGATGAAACTGCTTATCTGGGTATAATACTTAACCTTACAGTAAAAACAGGCATACCACTCACTTATATAAGTACAGGTCAAAACGTCCCTGAAGATATAAAAGTTTTAACCCCAGAAAGACTTGTCTCTTTACTACTTAAGGAGACAGAATAA
- the flhA gene encoding flagellar biosynthesis protein FlhA — protein MERALSVFEKINQYSDAIVIILILIILGSLVLPVPPFLLDILLTFSITFSMLILMATVYVESPLKFSSFPSILLVATLFRLSLNVASTRRILLHGHEGPDAAGHVIQAFGQFVVGGNYVVGIIVFLVLVIINFIVITKGTERISEVAARFTLDAMPGKQMSIDADLNSGLIDEKEAQRRRQEVQREADFYGAMDGATKFIRGDAVAGIIIVFINIIGGIIIGMVQKGMDFQTALQNFTILTIGDGLVSQIPALITSTAAGLMVTRAASEMNLGQEIFTQLTSYPKALFMAAGAIFVMGIIPGMPTLPFLILSSIVGISGYMMNLILKEKESKEKEEKAKEIVKSLEEEKPEDYVQPPEPLTLEIGYGLIYLVDEKQGGDLVKRIKNLRKQLTKELGLLIPLVHIKDNLELKPNEYRILIKGVEVAKYEVYPGKYLAIDTGMIKEKVEGIPTKDPAFGLNALWIEENLKDKSRLSGYTVVDISTVIITHLSETIKKYSYEILTRQQVKELLDIVSKNYPMVKDIVPDQVPLNILHKVLQNLLKEGIPIKDIPTIVEALSDNINKTNDPDLLTEYVRMALKRVITSMYQKNGEIMALVLGNRTENYINKLLNENKNGLSVSPSFVQKLIASISQDLDKFIINSTQPILITSPIVRKYVKQILENYLPNLTVLSYGEIENNVKLNIVGMVDVDEN, from the coding sequence TTGGAAAGAGCCTTAAGTGTATTTGAAAAGATAAATCAATACTCAGATGCAATAGTAATTATTCTTATTTTAATAATTTTAGGTTCATTAGTTCTTCCCGTTCCACCTTTTTTACTTGATATACTTCTTACGTTCAGTATTACATTTTCTATGCTAATTCTTATGGCTACTGTATATGTAGAAAGTCCTTTAAAGTTTTCTTCATTTCCTTCTATACTTCTTGTAGCTACACTTTTTAGACTATCTTTAAACGTTGCATCTACAAGAAGAATACTTCTGCATGGACACGAAGGACCTGATGCAGCAGGACACGTTATACAGGCTTTTGGTCAGTTTGTAGTAGGCGGTAACTACGTAGTAGGTATAATTGTATTTTTAGTGCTGGTTATAATTAACTTTATCGTTATTACTAAAGGAACAGAAAGAATATCAGAAGTTGCTGCAAGGTTTACACTTGACGCTATGCCAGGAAAACAAATGAGTATAGACGCTGACCTAAACAGTGGTCTTATAGATGAAAAAGAGGCTCAAAGAAGAAGACAGGAAGTTCAAAGAGAAGCTGATTTTTACGGAGCTATGGACGGTGCTACCAAGTTTATAAGAGGAGATGCGGTAGCAGGAATAATCATCGTTTTTATAAACATAATAGGCGGAATTATAATAGGTATGGTTCAAAAAGGTATGGACTTTCAGACAGCTCTGCAAAACTTTACAATACTTACTATAGGTGATGGATTAGTATCTCAGATTCCTGCATTAATAACTTCAACAGCTGCCGGACTTATGGTTACAAGGGCAGCCTCTGAGATGAATTTAGGACAAGAGATATTTACACAGCTTACAAGTTATCCAAAAGCACTATTTATGGCTGCTGGTGCAATATTTGTTATGGGTATTATTCCGGGAATGCCTACATTACCATTTTTAATCTTATCTTCCATAGTAGGTATATCTGGTTATATGATGAACTTAATACTTAAAGAGAAAGAATCAAAAGAAAAAGAAGAAAAAGCAAAAGAAATAGTAAAGTCGTTAGAGGAGGAAAAACCCGAAGATTACGTCCAACCACCAGAACCTCTTACATTAGAGATAGGATACGGGCTTATATACCTTGTAGATGAGAAACAAGGAGGAGATTTAGTAAAAAGAATAAAAAATTTAAGAAAACAGCTGACTAAGGAGCTTGGTCTTTTAATACCTTTAGTACACATTAAAGACAATCTTGAATTAAAGCCAAACGAATACAGAATTCTTATAAAAGGAGTAGAAGTAGCAAAATACGAAGTTTACCCTGGAAAGTACCTTGCGATAGATACAGGAATGATAAAAGAAAAAGTTGAAGGTATTCCTACGAAAGACCCTGCTTTTGGATTAAACGCTTTATGGATAGAAGAGAATTTAAAAGACAAATCAAGATTATCAGGTTATACAGTTGTAGATATAAGCACAGTTATAATCACACACCTTTCAGAAACAATTAAAAAGTACTCATACGAAATACTTACAAGACAGCAGGTAAAAGAACTTTTAGACATAGTATCTAAAAACTACCCGATGGTAAAAGATATCGTTCCAGACCAAGTACCTTTAAATATTTTACATAAAGTATTACAAAACCTTTTAAAAGAAGGAATTCCTATCAAAGATATACCTACTATCGTAGAAGCATTGTCAGATAACATAAATAAAACAAACGACCCAGACCTACTAACAGAATATGTAAGAATGGCTCTTAAAAGAGTAATTACAAGTATGTATCAAAAAAATGGAGAGATAATGGCATTAGTTTTAGGAAATAGAACGGAAAACTATATAAATAAACTACTTAATGAGAACAAAAACGGCTTATCAGTAAGCCCTTCTTTTGTACAGAAATTAATAGCATCTATAAGCCAAGACTTAGATAAGTTTATAATAAACTCTACCCAGCCTATACTGATAACTTCACCTATCGTTAGAAAATACGTAAAACAGATACTTGAAAACTACCTTCCAAATCTTACTGTTTTATCCTACGGGGAGATAGAAAATAATGTAAAATTAAATATAGTAGGGATGGTGGATGTAGATGAAAATTAA
- the fliE gene encoding flagellar hook-basal body complex protein FliE has translation MRVELNTLPLKLDQETNLNNQEKPSFSDILKNFIQDVNNDLLTAKQVEQDLAAGKVENIQEAMYLIEKADISFKLLTEIRNKALDAYQEIMRMQV, from the coding sequence ATGAGAGTAGAATTAAACACTCTTCCATTAAAGTTGGACCAAGAAACTAATTTAAATAATCAAGAAAAACCCTCTTTTTCAGATATTTTGAAAAACTTTATCCAAGATGTAAACAACGACCTTTTAACAGCAAAGCAGGTTGAACAAGATTTAGCAGCAGGAAAAGTGGAAAACATACAAGAAGCTATGTACCTAATAGAAAAAGCAGACATATCATTTAAACTTTTAACAGAGATAAGAAATAAAGCATTAGATGCATACCAAGAAATAATGAGAATGCAGGTGTAA
- a CDS encoding flagellar basal body P-ring protein FlgI, with protein MFKKIILLLFIPFITFAATNEIKIRDLVEVEGFRTNYLTGYGIVVGLNGTGDGTTSRYTLISIANMLRKLGIYIDPAQVRTKNSAAVIVTANLPPFAKPGMTVDVQVASIGDAKDIRNGLLIRTPLYGPDGKIYAFAQGPVSTGGGFTESNKTGKVQKGFTTAGIIPNGVIIEEELPFDFNSLTEITLNLKNPDFKRSTLIANTINKKYPNIASVLDATSVKIKLPDGNSKAEFLASILDLKVSLDTDYPTIVIYEKTGTVIMSGDIKIDPPVYVSHGNIYVSVETVPLVSQPPPLSGGQTVIAQQTITKVVEEKGRIIEIEKPSLKDLVKALNDLGVSPYDLIAIIQAIKNAGKINANIIIM; from the coding sequence ATGTTTAAGAAAATAATTTTACTGCTTTTTATACCTTTTATAACGTTTGCTGCTACAAATGAGATAAAAATCAGAGATTTAGTAGAAGTAGAAGGTTTTAGAACGAACTATCTTACAGGCTATGGTATCGTTGTAGGACTTAACGGGACTGGAGACGGAACAACAAGTAGATACACACTTATAAGTATTGCTAATATGCTTAGAAAACTTGGTATATACATAGACCCAGCTCAAGTAAGGACTAAAAACTCAGCAGCTGTTATCGTTACTGCAAACCTTCCACCGTTTGCAAAACCGGGAATGACTGTAGATGTCCAAGTTGCTTCCATAGGTGATGCAAAAGATATTAGAAATGGACTTTTAATAAGGACACCTCTTTATGGTCCCGATGGTAAAATATACGCTTTTGCTCAAGGTCCCGTATCAACTGGAGGAGGATTTACTGAATCTAACAAGACAGGTAAAGTTCAAAAAGGATTTACAACAGCTGGTATAATACCAAACGGTGTAATAATAGAAGAAGAGCTTCCCTTTGATTTTAACTCTTTAACTGAGATAACACTTAACTTGAAAAATCCAGATTTTAAAAGGTCTACACTGATTGCAAACACTATTAATAAAAAGTATCCAAACATAGCCAGTGTTTTAGATGCCACTTCTGTTAAAATTAAACTTCCAGATGGAAACTCCAAGGCGGAGTTTTTAGCATCAATTTTAGACCTAAAAGTTTCCTTAGATACAGATTATCCAACTATTGTTATCTACGAAAAAACAGGAACAGTTATAATGAGTGGAGATATTAAAATAGACCCACCTGTTTATGTATCCCATGGAAATATATACGTATCGGTTGAAACTGTTCCTCTTGTTTCTCAGCCGCCGCCTTTATCAGGTGGTCAAACTGTAATTGCTCAGCAGACTATAACGAAAGTAGTTGAAGAAAAAGGAAGAATTATAGAAATAGAAAAGCCTTCTTTAAAAGATTTAGTAAAAGCCCTCAACGATTTAGGTGTTTCTCCGTACGACCTTATAGCTATCATTCAAGCTATAAAAAATGCAGGAAAGATTAACGCAAACATAATAATAATGTGA
- the flgC gene encoding flagellar basal body rod protein FlgC: protein MIFKGLEVSVSGMQAERVRIDLSASNLANINSTKAEDGQPYRRKVPVFEAVLDSQSKNIPVYKVKVKEIQTDPSPFKLKFDPNNPDADQNGYVRLPNVDPVREMVDMMSAMRSYEANLTAFNTHKDMILKSLEIIRV, encoded by the coding sequence ATGATTTTTAAAGGGCTTGAAGTATCAGTTTCAGGAATGCAAGCAGAAAGAGTAAGGATAGACTTATCAGCCAGCAACCTTGCTAACATAAACTCAACTAAAGCAGAAGATGGACAACCTTACAGAAGAAAAGTTCCAGTATTTGAAGCAGTTTTAGACAGTCAGTCAAAAAATATACCTGTATATAAAGTGAAAGTAAAAGAGATTCAAACAGACCCTTCTCCTTTTAAATTAAAATTTGACCCAAATAATCCTGACGCAGACCAAAACGGATACGTAAGACTACCAAATGTTGACCCTGTAAGAGAAATGGTAGATATGATGTCAGCAATGAGAAGCTATGAAGCAAACCTTACAGCTTTTAACACCCATAAAGACATGATTTTAAAAAGTCTTGAAATAATAAGAGTATAA